From the genome of Deinococcus sp. AJ005, one region includes:
- a CDS encoding endonuclease V, protein MLICTDVDYRPDGTARAAGVLFREWTDATPTWELVVPVPQVEPYQPGEFYRRELPCLLALLEGAAQVHTLDAVVIDGYVTLDAGGRAGLGAHLFAALNQQVPVIGVAKTAFQGSGHALAVTRGGSLNPLFVTAAGTDIAQAAAQIARMAGPHRLPTLLKRADTLCRSKKLLENAGER, encoded by the coding sequence ATGCTGATCTGTACGGACGTGGATTACCGCCCAGATGGCACAGCGCGGGCTGCTGGCGTGCTGTTTCGGGAATGGACAGACGCTACCCCGACGTGGGAATTGGTCGTCCCTGTCCCGCAGGTGGAGCCGTATCAGCCCGGCGAGTTCTACAGACGGGAACTGCCGTGTCTGCTTGCGCTGCTGGAGGGGGCGGCCCAGGTACATACGCTGGACGCGGTGGTGATCGACGGGTACGTGACCCTGGACGCGGGCGGACGCGCTGGCCTGGGCGCACACCTGTTCGCGGCGCTGAACCAGCAAGTCCCGGTCATTGGCGTGGCGAAAACGGCCTTTCAAGGTTCGGGCCATGCGCTGGCCGTGACGCGTGGCGGCAGCCTCAATCCCCTGTTCGTCACGGCGGCGGGGACCGATATTGCCCAGGCGGCGGCACAGATCGCCCGGATGGCCGGGCCGCACCGCCTTCCTACACTGCTTAAACGCGCCGATACCCTTTGCCGCAGCAAGAAACTGCTGGAAAATGCCGGGGAAAGGTAG
- a CDS encoding spermidine synthase — protein MIPWVPLARAAIPGTDQELCLYRRGEQLEFSIQISGYISELMNSRQHASEDALAELGCAPIAGRPAPHVLVGGLGMGFTLAAALKALGPRGVVTVAELVPEVVEWNKGPLGACAAFPIRDSRTRVHVGDVAELLRRGHANYDAVLLDVDNGPEGMTHHGNDWLYSPSGLAAAQRTLRPGGVLAIWSATPDTRFTRRLQQAGFRVEVQTVRARPGKGTRHTIWLAHRTQAAAVVPARAPQQERRQRRTQR, from the coding sequence ATGATTCCCTGGGTACCGCTGGCCCGCGCCGCCATTCCCGGCACCGATCAGGAGCTTTGCCTCTACCGCCGGGGCGAACAACTGGAGTTTTCCATCCAGATCTCGGGCTATATCAGCGAGCTGATGAACAGCCGCCAGCACGCTTCCGAGGACGCGCTGGCCGAGCTGGGCTGCGCGCCCATCGCGGGCCGCCCTGCGCCGCATGTGCTGGTGGGCGGCCTGGGCATGGGCTTTACGCTGGCCGCCGCCCTGAAGGCGTTGGGGCCGAGGGGCGTGGTCACGGTGGCCGAACTGGTGCCGGAGGTCGTGGAATGGAACAAAGGCCCGCTGGGCGCGTGCGCGGCCTTCCCCATTCGGGATTCCCGTACCCGCGTCCATGTGGGCGACGTGGCCGAGCTGCTGCGCCGTGGGCACGCCAACTACGACGCCGTGCTGCTGGACGTGGACAACGGCCCTGAGGGCATGACGCACCATGGCAACGACTGGCTGTACTCGCCGTCCGGGCTGGCGGCGGCACAACGGACCCTGCGCCCCGGCGGCGTGCTGGCCATCTGGTCCGCCACACCGGACACCCGCTTTACCCGGCGGCTGCAACAGGCCGGCTTCCGGGTAGAGGTCCAGACGGTGCGGGCGCGGCCCGGCAAGGGGACCCGCCACACCATCTGGCTGGCCCACCGCACGCAGGCGGCAGCCGTCGTCCCGGCCCGTGCCCCACAGCAGGAACGTCGGCAGCGACGCACCCAGCGCTGA
- a CDS encoding nucleoside-diphosphate sugar epimerase/dehydratase, with the protein MTSATGKFLLDLLAFTLAAVLAYVLRLDDALGSVDFSILIYALVGLPLKWLALRYFRVSRHIWRYVTFEDLSQLAYMTGLVTLAMLLLTPVLRLWIFVPWSIPLIEGVLALGLLSGLRLLIRWRLGRRRRRLSTHAQAPDRVLIAGAGDAGRLMAAELLRSPEKGMEPVGFIDDSAEKTGMVLVGLPVLGTLSHLGQAVQDTGATLLVIAMPSAGGQVIRQYVNAARTAGLQARTVPGLYELMGGQVTTNQLRSVSVEDLLRRAPVDIDQDSISHYLNGQTVLVTGAGGSIGSELVRQLSRFRPARLVLVGRGENSIFAIEQEMRRERPDIQVTALIADVRNPSRLEFIFETYRPDVVFHAAAHKHVPLMEAAPSEAVHNNILGTRNVAELCLKYGVTRLVNISTDKAVNPTSVMGASKRIAEMVIADAASRAAAGQAFVSVRFGNVLGSRGSVVPTFLQQIQLGGPVTITHPDMTRYFMTIPEASRLVLQAGGLADNGSVYLLNMGEPVKIADLARDVIRLTGAQDIEVVFSGMRPGEKLYEELLTSGEDVIPTRHTEIFSARLQQVQPGQLGGLLADLSAAAGHEDARAIRTLLHGAIHESQMQV; encoded by the coding sequence ATGACAAGTGCCACGGGTAAATTCCTGCTCGATCTGCTCGCCTTCACACTGGCGGCGGTCCTGGCTTACGTTCTGCGCCTGGACGACGCGCTGGGAAGCGTGGACTTCTCAATTCTGATCTATGCCCTGGTCGGGTTGCCGCTGAAATGGCTGGCCCTGCGGTATTTCCGGGTCTCGCGGCACATCTGGCGCTACGTAACCTTCGAGGATCTCAGCCAGTTGGCGTATATGACCGGGCTGGTGACATTGGCCATGCTGTTGCTGACGCCTGTGCTGCGGCTGTGGATCTTCGTGCCGTGGTCTATTCCGCTGATCGAGGGTGTGCTGGCGCTGGGGTTGCTGTCTGGTCTGCGGCTGCTGATCCGCTGGCGGCTGGGTCGCCGCCGCCGCCGTCTGTCCACCCACGCGCAGGCTCCAGACCGGGTGCTGATCGCTGGAGCCGGGGATGCGGGCCGCCTGATGGCCGCCGAGCTGCTGAGATCGCCGGAAAAAGGCATGGAGCCGGTGGGCTTCATCGACGATTCGGCGGAGAAGACGGGCATGGTGCTGGTGGGGTTGCCTGTGCTGGGCACACTGTCACACCTGGGTCAGGCTGTGCAGGATACAGGGGCCACCCTGCTGGTGATTGCCATGCCCTCGGCGGGGGGGCAGGTCATCCGGCAATACGTCAACGCAGCGCGCACGGCGGGTTTGCAGGCGCGCACGGTGCCCGGGCTGTACGAGTTGATGGGCGGTCAGGTCACCACCAATCAGCTCCGCAGCGTCAGCGTCGAGGATCTGCTGCGCCGTGCCCCGGTGGACATCGATCAGGACAGTATTTCCCACTATCTCAATGGTCAGACGGTGCTGGTCACGGGTGCGGGCGGTTCCATCGGCTCGGAGCTGGTGCGGCAGCTCTCGCGCTTTCGCCCGGCCCGGCTGGTGCTGGTGGGGCGCGGTGAGAACAGTATTTTTGCTATCGAGCAGGAGATGAGGCGCGAACGGCCCGACATCCAGGTCACGGCCCTGATCGCCGACGTGCGGAATCCGTCGCGTCTGGAATTCATCTTCGAGACGTACCGGCCCGATGTGGTCTTTCACGCTGCTGCCCACAAACACGTTCCGTTGATGGAAGCCGCGCCCAGCGAGGCGGTTCATAACAATATCCTGGGCACCCGCAACGTGGCCGAACTGTGCCTGAAATACGGGGTCACGCGGCTGGTGAACATCTCCACCGACAAGGCGGTCAACCCCACATCGGTGATGGGGGCCAGCAAACGCATTGCCGAGATGGTGATTGCCGACGCCGCCTCACGCGCAGCAGCGGGGCAGGCGTTCGTATCGGTGCGCTTCGGCAACGTGCTGGGCAGCCGGGGCAGCGTGGTTCCCACCTTCTTGCAACAGATTCAACTGGGCGGCCCGGTGACCATCACCCACCCGGACATGACCCGTTATTTCATGACCATCCCGGAGGCCAGCCGTCTGGTGTTGCAGGCGGGCGGGCTGGCTGACAACGGCAGCGTCTATCTCTTGAACATGGGCGAGCCGGTCAAGATCGCCGATCTGGCCCGCGACGTGATCCGCCTGACCGGCGCGCAGGATATCGAGGTGGTCTTTAGCGGCATGCGCCCCGGCGAGAAGCTGTACGAGGAACTGCTGACGAGTGGGGAGGACGTGATTCCTACCCGCCACACCGAGATCTTCTCGGCCCGCTTGCAGCAGGTCCAGCCGGGACAGCTCGGGGGCCTGCTCGCGGATCTGAGCGCCGCCGCTGGACACGAGGATGCCCGCGCCATCCGCACCCTGCTGCATGGGGCCATCCACGAAAGTCAGATGCAGGTCTGA
- a CDS encoding long-chain-fatty-acid--CoA ligase, producing the protein MTQSSSARPTQPLSPSTRSWPPGQPFSLDVPQTSLYDNLRVSAQRYPDKVALWYYGREVLYRELLAEADALSGHLAAAGVGHGDRVLIAMQNSPQWVAAAHATWRLGAVLVPLPPMLRPDEYRYFLEDAGVTVGVVGGEQYADVKAAGLAHAVVADLSEGTTLPLPTGLDTRPELQPGDVSWQTALRASPAPEAEVGTQDLAALPYTSGTTGKPKGAMHTHGSVQANVTGSAVMRGANPADVLLMTLPLFHVSAFVHDMLMGLYLGNRVVMMARWDKALARELTRTQGVTVWFAITTLVVDLLSLPDLSAADMPTLRMIVGGGAAMPEALARQLRDLIGLTFVEGYGLTETISQSHFNPMNRPKLQCLGLPVFDVDSRIVDPESGQEVPQGEVGEIVTRGPQVFQGYWNRPEATAEAFLELGGQHFFRTGDLGYVDAEGYFFFVDRLKRMVNVGGMKVWPAEVEALLHAHPAVQEACVIAVPDTRTGERVCAVIVPRPGQHPDEAALIGWAREHMAHYKAPREVRFVDALPRGATGKVAWRSLQEEATLEVETRGGWPRVSLS; encoded by the coding sequence ATGACCCAGTCCTCATCCGCCCGCCCTACTCAGCCGCTCAGCCCCAGCACCCGCTCCTGGCCGCCCGGACAGCCCTTCAGTCTGGACGTGCCGCAGACCAGTCTGTACGACAACCTGCGGGTGTCGGCCCAGCGTTATCCCGACAAGGTGGCCCTGTGGTACTACGGACGCGAGGTGCTGTACCGCGAACTGCTGGCCGAGGCCGATGCGCTGAGCGGTCATCTGGCGGCAGCGGGCGTCGGGCATGGTGACCGCGTGCTGATCGCCATGCAGAACAGCCCACAGTGGGTGGCGGCGGCGCACGCTACCTGGCGGCTGGGCGCGGTGCTGGTGCCACTGCCGCCCATGCTCAGACCAGACGAGTACCGCTACTTTCTGGAGGACGCAGGCGTCACCGTTGGTGTGGTGGGGGGCGAACAGTACGCAGACGTCAAGGCAGCGGGGCTGGCACACGCCGTCGTCGCGGATCTCTCGGAAGGCACCACTCTGCCCCTGCCCACCGGACTGGACACCCGTCCCGAACTCCAGCCCGGGGACGTGAGCTGGCAGACCGCCCTGCGCGCTTCCCCCGCACCTGAGGCTGAAGTGGGTACGCAGGATCTGGCGGCGCTGCCCTACACCAGCGGCACCACCGGCAAACCCAAGGGGGCCATGCACACGCACGGCAGCGTGCAGGCCAACGTGACCGGCAGCGCGGTCATGCGCGGCGCGAACCCCGCCGACGTGTTGCTGATGACCCTGCCATTGTTTCACGTCTCGGCGTTCGTCCACGACATGCTGATGGGCCTGTACCTGGGCAACCGGGTGGTCATGATGGCCCGCTGGGACAAGGCGCTGGCCCGCGAGCTGACGCGCACCCAGGGCGTGACCGTGTGGTTCGCCATCACGACGCTGGTGGTGGACCTGCTGAGCCTGCCTGATTTGTCGGCTGCCGACATGCCCACGCTGCGGATGATCGTGGGCGGCGGCGCGGCCATGCCCGAAGCCCTGGCCCGGCAACTGCGTGACCTGATCGGCCTGACCTTCGTGGAGGGCTACGGCCTGACCGAGACCATCTCGCAGAGCCATTTCAATCCCATGAACCGCCCCAAACTGCAATGCCTGGGCCTGCCGGTCTTCGACGTTGACTCCCGCATCGTGGACCCGGAGTCAGGACAGGAAGTCCCACAGGGCGAGGTGGGGGAGATCGTGACGCGCGGACCGCAGGTATTCCAGGGCTACTGGAACCGCCCGGAGGCGACAGCGGAGGCGTTTCTGGAGCTGGGCGGCCAGCACTTTTTCCGCACCGGGGACTTGGGATATGTAGACGCCGAGGGGTATTTCTTCTTCGTCGACCGGCTCAAGCGGATGGTCAACGTGGGCGGTATGAAGGTCTGGCCCGCCGAGGTGGAGGCGCTGCTGCACGCCCACCCCGCCGTGCAGGAAGCCTGCGTGATCGCGGTGCCGGACACGCGGACCGGCGAGCGGGTCTGCGCGGTCATCGTGCCGCGCCCCGGCCAGCACCCGGACGAGGCAGCCCTGATCGGCTGGGCACGCGAACACATGGCCCACTACAAGGCCCCCCGCGAGGTCCGGTTCGTGGACGCTTTGCCACGCGGCGCGACCGGCAAGGTGGCGTGGCGCAGTTTGCAGGAAGAGGCAACGTTGGAGGTAGAGACGCGTGGAGGGTGGCCAAGGGTGTCTTTGTCCTGA
- a CDS encoding phosphotriesterase, with protein MTAQTVTGPISADQLGFTLPHEHVIFGYPGYQGDVTLGVFDHAAALDECVRVAGTLRSRGVQTVVDATPNECGRNPAFLREVSERSGLNILCSSGFYYEGEGATAYFKFRFSLTDGFSEVYEMMLREVTDGIGTTGIRAGVLKLASSRDEISPYERVFFRAAARVQRETGVPIITHTQEGRQGPQQAELLVGEGADPGRVMIGHMDGNTDPDYHRETLKHGVNIAFDRLGLQGLVGTPMDTDRLRVLEALLGDGHAGHILLSHDTIWHWLGRPLPMPEAILPAIKDWHPLHLMDDILPELLRRGISQQQIDQMTVKNPARVFG; from the coding sequence ATGACCGCACAGACCGTGACTGGCCCCATTTCCGCCGATCAGTTGGGCTTCACCCTGCCGCACGAACACGTCATCTTCGGCTATCCCGGCTATCAGGGGGACGTGACCCTGGGCGTGTTTGACCACGCCGCCGCGCTGGACGAGTGTGTGCGGGTGGCCGGGACCCTGCGCTCGCGTGGCGTGCAGACCGTCGTGGACGCCACGCCCAACGAGTGCGGACGCAACCCCGCCTTTCTGCGCGAGGTCAGTGAAAGATCCGGCCTGAATATCCTGTGTTCCAGCGGCTTTTACTATGAGGGCGAGGGGGCCACCGCCTATTTCAAGTTCCGTTTTTCGCTGACCGACGGCTTCTCTGAAGTCTACGAGATGATGCTGCGTGAGGTCACGGACGGCATCGGGACGACGGGCATCCGGGCGGGGGTTCTCAAGCTGGCCAGCAGCCGCGACGAGATCAGTCCATACGAGCGGGTCTTTTTCCGGGCGGCAGCCCGCGTACAGCGCGAGACGGGCGTGCCGATCATCACCCACACCCAGGAGGGCCGCCAGGGACCGCAGCAGGCCGAACTGCTGGTGGGCGAGGGCGCTGATCCGGGGCGCGTCATGATCGGCCACATGGATGGCAACACGGACCCGGATTACCACCGCGAAACCCTGAAACACGGCGTCAACATCGCCTTTGACCGGCTTGGGTTGCAGGGTCTGGTGGGCACGCCGATGGACACGGACCGCCTGCGGGTGCTGGAGGCGCTGCTGGGCGACGGGCACGCCGGGCACATCCTGCTGTCGCACGACACCATCTGGCACTGGCTGGGCCGCCCGCTCCCGATGCCGGAAGCCATCCTGCCCGCCATCAAGGACTGGCATCCCCTGCACCTAATGGATGACATCCTGCCCGAACTGCTGCGGCGCGGCATTTCACAGCAGCAGATCGACCAGATGACGGTCAAAAACCCCGCACGCGTCTTCGGATAG
- a CDS encoding DUF927 domain-containing protein produces the protein MLMQNWDRLKATMDAANPNTPQPQARALPQSRASKRLRAVAPTDRVRQVFNAATSLSDVLGRNGYKAQGIDRWTAPTSTTGTPGVTLIPGGENDPARAYSYHAADTLNTGDPHDAFSVCAILEHAGDEGAARATFAATLQELEAKNAPDEIWVNDYGLRGGQLLRLHETRIGTVESPLTTFAALITSEIRRSDGVEDAELTFQITGSVPGGHKLTTVNVPASDFSSMGWVIKHWGSRAIIFAGARSMDYTRDAIMQLSNHLGVVNCTVYLHTGWTQHPEYGPLYLSAGVVIGPQGVIDNIKVELEGRLADYALPQIPRKEMLRGNVRASVNLLSLVPDEIGFSILGAAFRSVLGRRDFTVFPVGRTGTNKTTFLALVLSHFGSVWQHDHMPENWESTVNALERFAFLAKDVLLVIDDYKPSDAHDQVKSKLSRMVREQADGAGRSRVNRSGRGLHSSNFPRGTLMTSAETWPSGHSDQARTLLVNISAPLLGYRLPDGSREKSAAFYAAADLGRDGVYAGTMAGLIQYIAQHYSEVETSSPEHKMAVRSLARLFTGGHDRTPLICAELARGWQVFLTFAQTTGEISELEADTLWQRAVVALGVVARSQASYHNEVDPARRFMHLLHDLLSSGRAYLADAVSGGAPREHAEEVGWRYYGDEGPLSRDGKAERLGWIGQLPNGEMCLLLNPDITTSAIARLAEATGVSFPLTREPLGAALKDSGILGPVEKGKTTHKRAVHGAARRANVWHIKWQLFVADLETVGTETDFSSTETALLSVPLNTHLQGHAGTQREEDLPPTLF, from the coding sequence ATGCTCATGCAAAATTGGGATCGTCTGAAAGCCACAATGGACGCGGCCAACCCGAATACGCCTCAGCCTCAGGCCAGAGCCCTGCCCCAATCCAGAGCCTCCAAGCGCCTGCGTGCAGTCGCCCCCACTGATCGCGTCCGGCAGGTGTTTAACGCCGCAACCTCGCTGTCGGACGTGCTGGGGCGCAACGGGTATAAGGCCCAGGGTATCGACCGCTGGACCGCGCCGACCAGCACCACGGGTACGCCCGGCGTGACCCTGATTCCGGGTGGTGAAAACGACCCGGCGCGGGCGTATTCGTACCACGCTGCCGACACGCTGAATACGGGGGACCCACACGACGCTTTCAGTGTGTGCGCGATACTGGAGCATGCTGGTGACGAGGGCGCCGCGCGCGCCACGTTCGCAGCCACACTTCAGGAGCTCGAAGCGAAAAACGCACCGGACGAAATCTGGGTCAACGACTACGGCCTGCGTGGTGGGCAACTGTTGCGGCTCCATGAAACCAGAATTGGGACCGTCGAGTCCCCTCTGACGACGTTCGCGGCGTTAATCACCTCGGAAATTCGCCGGAGTGACGGTGTCGAGGACGCTGAACTGACCTTTCAGATCACGGGGAGCGTGCCGGGCGGCCATAAGCTGACCACCGTCAATGTGCCAGCCAGTGACTTTTCCAGCATGGGTTGGGTGATTAAACACTGGGGAAGCAGGGCCATCATTTTCGCGGGAGCGCGCAGCATGGATTACACCCGTGACGCCATCATGCAACTGAGTAATCATCTGGGCGTCGTTAACTGCACGGTCTACCTGCACACCGGCTGGACGCAGCACCCTGAGTACGGACCGCTTTATCTGTCCGCCGGCGTGGTGATTGGCCCTCAGGGTGTGATCGACAACATCAAAGTGGAGCTGGAGGGTCGTCTCGCCGACTACGCGTTACCCCAGATACCCCGGAAGGAGATGCTGCGGGGGAATGTTCGCGCCTCTGTGAACCTGCTGAGCCTCGTCCCCGACGAGATTGGGTTTTCCATTCTTGGGGCTGCATTTCGCTCAGTCCTCGGACGTAGAGATTTCACGGTTTTCCCCGTTGGGCGTACCGGCACAAACAAAACAACGTTCCTGGCGCTGGTCCTGAGCCACTTTGGATCTGTCTGGCAACACGATCACATGCCTGAAAACTGGGAAAGCACCGTCAACGCCTTGGAGCGATTCGCGTTTCTGGCGAAGGACGTACTTCTGGTCATCGACGATTACAAGCCAAGCGACGCGCATGACCAAGTGAAGAGCAAGCTTTCCCGGATGGTGCGGGAACAGGCGGACGGCGCAGGTCGGTCACGCGTTAATCGGAGTGGGCGAGGCTTGCACTCCAGCAACTTTCCCCGTGGCACGCTAATGACGTCCGCCGAAACTTGGCCCAGCGGACACAGTGATCAGGCTCGGACGCTGCTCGTCAACATCAGCGCGCCGCTCCTTGGGTACAGACTTCCTGACGGAAGCCGTGAAAAATCTGCTGCTTTCTACGCTGCGGCTGACCTTGGACGGGACGGCGTGTATGCGGGAACGATGGCAGGACTTATTCAGTACATTGCTCAGCACTACAGTGAGGTGGAGACCAGCAGCCCTGAACACAAGATGGCCGTTCGTAGTCTTGCAAGGCTGTTCACAGGTGGCCACGACCGCACGCCCCTTATCTGTGCCGAACTGGCGCGGGGTTGGCAGGTTTTCCTCACCTTCGCGCAGACCACGGGAGAAATCAGCGAGCTTGAGGCTGACACCCTTTGGCAGCGCGCTGTGGTCGCCCTGGGCGTTGTGGCCCGCTCTCAGGCCAGCTATCACAATGAGGTCGATCCGGCACGCCGCTTTATGCACCTGTTGCACGATTTGCTCAGTTCCGGCAGGGCGTATCTGGCAGACGCTGTGTCTGGGGGTGCGCCCAGAGAACACGCTGAGGAAGTGGGGTGGCGCTATTACGGTGACGAGGGCCCCCTGAGTAGAGATGGCAAAGCGGAGCGCCTGGGATGGATCGGCCAGTTGCCCAACGGGGAGATGTGCTTGCTTCTCAATCCGGACATCACAACATCAGCAATTGCCAGACTGGCTGAAGCGACTGGCGTCTCCTTTCCCCTGACGCGGGAACCGCTGGGGGCAGCTTTGAAAGACAGCGGCATCCTGGGACCAGTTGAGAAAGGCAAGACCACCCATAAACGTGCCGTGCACGGCGCAGCCAGACGCGCGAACGTCTGGCATATCAAGTGGCAACTCTTCGTTGCTGATCTGGAGACCGTAGGTACAGAAACAGATTTTTCTTCGACTGAAACGGCCTTACTATCTGTTCCCCTCAATACCCATCTGCAGGGACACGCCGGGACACAACGCGAAGAAGATCTGCCACCAACCCTGTTTTAG
- a CDS encoding tyrosine-type recombinase/integrase, whose protein sequence is MHADGTALPRIAPHDLRHTYATLALRRGVPLAVVSKRLGHAKVSITNDIYRHVLPSEDRAHVIDLFATPPDPLD, encoded by the coding sequence TTGCACGCAGATGGGACCGCGCTGCCCAGGATCGCGCCCCATGATCTGAGGCACACCTACGCCACGCTGGCGCTGCGCCGTGGGGTCCCGCTCGCGGTGGTCAGCAAACGTCTGGGACACGCCAAGGTGTCGATCACCAACGACATCTACCGCCACGTACTGCCCAGCGAGGACCGGGCGCACGTCATCGACCTGTTTGCGACGCCGCCAGATCCTCTGGACTGA
- the mqnP gene encoding menaquinone biosynthesis prenyltransferase MqnP, whose protein sequence is MSVAPRLKTYLDLVKFEHTVFALPFAYAGMLLASMTQNGTGWPGLGVVIWVTVAMAAARTAAMGANRVIDRAIDARNPRTAGREVPAGKVSPAQAWALVGVSLAVMAFAAAQLNPLCLALLPLAVVFLIGYPYTKRYTWLCHAWLGVTDGAAAAGGYVAVTGHFAPTAWVLWAVVIFWMIGLDVIYGTLDRDFDVNNGIKSIPARFGIPRALKIAAASHALTFALLLLVGVVAGASGWYYLAAVAMGAILLYEHRIINPNDLGRVNVAFFDANMWLALTMLAGVIVDVTWRTLT, encoded by the coding sequence ATGAGTGTGGCCCCGCGTCTGAAAACCTATCTGGATCTGGTGAAATTTGAACACACTGTGTTTGCCCTGCCCTTCGCGTATGCGGGGATGTTGCTGGCGAGCATGACGCAAAATGGCACCGGCTGGCCCGGTCTGGGCGTGGTGATCTGGGTCACGGTGGCGATGGCGGCGGCTCGCACGGCGGCGATGGGCGCAAACCGCGTGATCGACCGCGCCATCGACGCCCGCAATCCGCGCACGGCGGGGCGTGAGGTCCCGGCGGGCAAGGTCAGCCCGGCCCAGGCGTGGGCGCTGGTGGGCGTCAGTCTGGCGGTCATGGCCTTCGCGGCGGCGCAGCTCAATCCGCTGTGCCTGGCGCTGCTGCCGCTGGCGGTGGTATTCCTGATCGGCTACCCTTACACCAAGAGATACACCTGGCTGTGCCACGCGTGGCTGGGCGTCACTGACGGCGCGGCGGCGGCAGGAGGATATGTCGCCGTGACTGGCCACTTTGCGCCCACTGCCTGGGTGCTGTGGGCCGTGGTCATTTTCTGGATGATCGGCCTAGATGTGATCTACGGCACGCTGGACCGGGATTTTGACGTGAACAACGGGATCAAGAGCATTCCCGCCCGTTTCGGTATTCCACGCGCCCTGAAGATTGCCGCCGCCAGCCACGCGCTGACCTTCGCGCTGCTGCTGCTGGTGGGCGTGGTGGCCGGGGCCAGTGGCTGGTATTACCTGGCCGCCGTGGCGATGGGCGCGATCTTGCTGTACGAACACCGCATTATCAACCCCAACGATCTGGGTCGGGTCAACGTGGCCTTTTTCGACGCCAACATGTGGCTGGCCCTGACCATGCTGGCCGGGGTAATCGTGGACGTGACGTGGCGCACGCTGACCTGA